A window from Peptococcaceae bacterium 1198_IL3148 encodes these proteins:
- a CDS encoding fumarate hydratase — translation MRTLECKKITAVVSELCKEACTNLGKDVVNALQRATETEISSSGQDILKILLDNANVAKAENIPMCQDTGFTVVFLELGQQVLITGGELTEAINAGVRKGYSEGYLRKSIVGHPLNRTNTGDNTPCVIHTKIVPGDKLKITVAPKGGGSENMSTLKMLKPADGIEGVIKFVLDTVKAAGPNPCPPIVVGVGIGGTMEKAAIMAKEALLREIGSSNPDPDLAELEKELFTKINQLGIGPQGLGGSTTALAVHVKAFAAHIASLPVAVNLNCHAARHKSVIL, via the coding sequence ATTAGAACACTGGAATGTAAAAAAATCACAGCTGTAGTTTCTGAATTATGTAAAGAGGCTTGTACTAATTTAGGGAAAGATGTGGTAAATGCTTTACAGAGGGCTACCGAAACTGAAATATCATCCAGCGGCCAGGATATCTTGAAAATTTTACTTGATAATGCCAACGTGGCTAAAGCTGAGAATATACCCATGTGTCAAGATACTGGGTTTACAGTGGTTTTCCTTGAATTGGGACAGCAAGTGCTTATTACAGGAGGTGAGTTAACCGAGGCTATTAATGCCGGGGTACGCAAGGGTTATAGCGAGGGATATTTGCGTAAGTCTATAGTAGGTCACCCGCTTAATCGCACAAATACCGGAGACAATACTCCCTGTGTAATTCATACCAAGATCGTACCCGGAGATAAGTTAAAGATCACCGTGGCTCCCAAGGGAGGCGGTAGCGAAAACATGAGCACTTTAAAAATGTTAAAACCCGCAGACGGTATTGAAGGGGTTATTAAGTTTGTATTAGACACAGTAAAGGCAGCAGGACCTAATCCCTGTCCGCCAATTGTTGTGGGGGTAGGCATTGGCGGAACGATGGAAAAGGCGGCAATCATGGCTAAGGAGGCACTGTTAAGGGAAATAGGATCATCTAACCCTGATCCGGATTTGGCTGAACTGGAAAAGGAATTATTCACTAAAATAAACCAACTGGGCATTGGCCCCCAAGGTTTAGGGGGGTCAACCACCGCTTTGGCGGTACATGTGAAGGCCTTTGCCGCTCATATAGCAAGCTTGCCGGTGGCAGTTAACCTTAATTGCCACGCTGCTCGACATAAATCTGTTATTTTATAG
- a CDS encoding DUF4387 domain-containing protein: protein MKTIPITDLAKVIRSKNAGPYELTLDIIFKDQAGFEKTIKSGVINKTLIANLYNISPDKVINIVEFPQALAIKATIVRPRPSGALGETDVYGAQQHAPLLNIKVPICS from the coding sequence ATGAAAACTATACCCATTACAGACTTAGCCAAGGTAATCCGCAGTAAAAACGCTGGACCATATGAGTTAACCCTAGATATCATCTTTAAAGACCAAGCTGGTTTCGAAAAGACCATTAAATCAGGGGTAATTAATAAAACCTTGATTGCTAACCTTTATAACATCAGCCCAGATAAAGTAATAAATATTGTAGAGTTTCCCCAGGCTTTGGCCATTAAGGCCACCATTGTCAGACCCCGCCCTTCGGGGGCGCTGGGTGAAACGGATGTTTATGGGGCTCAGCAACATGCACCATTGCTAAACATTAAAGTGCCGATTTGTAGTTAA
- a CDS encoding metal ABC transporter substrate-binding protein gives MGYKKLLLRLVGVLICLTLTACNETTVSPSADVDNDKITIYTTIYPLYDFTKNIGGNHVEVVNLIPAGAEPHSWEPSPQDIAKLHDADVLIYSGAGLEPWVDQIISSLGENKPAVVDSSIGIALEKGDEIHGEHQHGADPHIWLDPINAKKQVANIANSLTEIDPQHAADYQSNCQQYLAKLDALHRKYQAVLADVPIKIFITSHDAFGYLAKQYGLEQISIRGLSPEAEPSPARLAEIVKIAQEHNIKYVFFEYMVNPKVSQTLANEIGGGTLILNPVAGITADEIKAGKDYLSIMQENLDNLAMALGDTNEK, from the coding sequence ATGGGATATAAAAAATTGCTGCTGAGGTTAGTAGGTGTATTAATTTGTCTGACGTTAACAGCATGTAACGAAACAACGGTTTCACCCAGTGCCGATGTCGATAACGACAAAATAACCATTTATACTACAATTTATCCGTTGTACGACTTTACCAAAAACATAGGTGGTAACCATGTAGAGGTTGTAAATTTAATACCTGCAGGTGCAGAACCCCACAGTTGGGAGCCTTCACCCCAGGACATCGCGAAACTGCATGATGCCGATGTGCTAATTTATAGTGGCGCTGGTCTGGAGCCTTGGGTGGATCAAATCATCTCCTCTTTAGGCGAAAATAAGCCAGCGGTTGTTGATTCCAGTATCGGCATAGCGCTAGAAAAGGGTGACGAAATTCATGGTGAACATCAGCATGGGGCAGACCCCCATATATGGTTAGACCCAATAAATGCCAAAAAACAAGTTGCCAATATTGCTAACTCACTAACGGAGATTGATCCCCAGCATGCTGCTGATTATCAAAGTAATTGTCAGCAATATCTAGCAAAGTTAGATGCGCTGCATCGAAAATATCAAGCGGTATTAGCCGACGTGCCCATTAAAATATTTATAACTTCCCATGATGCTTTCGGTTATTTGGCCAAACAGTATGGATTAGAGCAAATCTCCATCAGAGGCCTGTCCCCAGAGGCTGAGCCCAGTCCAGCGCGTTTGGCGGAAATAGTAAAGATTGCCCAAGAGCACAATATTAAATATGTATTTTTTGAATACATGGTTAATCCCAAGGTATCACAAACGTTGGCTAATGAAATTGGCGGCGGAACATTAATTTTAAACCCAGTCGCCGGCATTACCGCTGATGAAATAAAGGCGGGTAAAGATTATCTTTCTATCATGCAAGAAAATCTTGATAATTTGGCCATGGCATTGGGGGATACCAATGAAAAATAA
- a CDS encoding transcriptional repressor — protein MPSYNCYLDKIKEGGYKLTPQRQEVLKALSEDKMQTAEEIHQQVIINQPNVSLDTIYRNLKLLQQLNIICETDFGDGKNRFKLSHVSHHHHHLICIKCGCSEALDFCPMELINDKIASKRFKVTTHNFEIFGYCSKCL, from the coding sequence TTGCCCAGCTATAATTGTTATTTAGATAAAATTAAAGAGGGCGGATACAAATTGACACCACAACGCCAAGAGGTACTAAAGGCACTCTCTGAAGATAAAATGCAAACTGCGGAAGAAATACACCAACAAGTAATAATAAATCAACCAAATGTCAGTTTAGATACCATCTATCGCAATCTTAAATTACTGCAGCAATTGAATATCATATGTGAGACTGATTTTGGTGATGGTAAGAATAGGTTTAAATTGTCCCATGTGAGCCATCATCATCATCATTTAATATGCATTAAGTGTGGTTGCTCCGAAGCGTTGGATTTTTGTCCGATGGAGTTAATTAACGATAAAATCGCTAGCAAAAGATTTAAAGTTACCACTCATAATTTTGAAATATTTGGTTACTGTAGCAAGTGCCTATAA
- a CDS encoding metal ABC transporter ATP-binding protein, which yields MKNNAVIEIQNMTFGYACHNILENINLIVNPGDAVAITGPNGAGKSTLLKLILGLLKPVSGTIKLFGDNNFNGKVLQRIGYVPQRATAFNQGFPTTVYEAVAAGRIATRGLFRRLTKSDYAQTEDALKLVGLYPLKNRLLSTLSGGQQQRVFIARALVATPDLLVLDEPTVGVDVQAQEIIVQLLKRLNVNQGLTLLIVSHEPEVISKIVNRQVCLDKKICHCGCHSGSNNSLENYSCSKSLWAYQQ from the coding sequence ATGAAAAATAATGCTGTCATTGAAATACAAAACATGACCTTTGGTTATGCCTGTCACAATATTTTAGAAAACATAAACTTAATTGTAAATCCCGGCGATGCAGTGGCCATTACCGGACCCAATGGGGCAGGAAAAAGCACACTGCTTAAATTAATATTGGGGCTATTAAAGCCGGTAAGTGGAACGATAAAATTATTTGGAGATAACAACTTTAACGGTAAGGTGTTGCAGCGTATTGGTTATGTCCCCCAAAGAGCGACGGCATTTAACCAAGGTTTTCCCACCACTGTCTATGAGGCTGTGGCGGCTGGCAGAATTGCCACACGCGGCTTATTTCGGCGCCTAACCAAAAGTGATTATGCCCAAACCGAAGATGCCCTAAAATTAGTGGGCTTATATCCGTTGAAAAACAGACTGCTTTCCACCCTTTCGGGCGGTCAACAACAGCGAGTATTTATCGCCAGAGCGCTGGTGGCCACTCCCGATTTGCTCGTACTGGATGAGCCAACAGTGGGAGTCGACGTGCAAGCACAGGAAATTATCGTCCAATTATTAAAAAGATTAAATGTCAATCAGGGGTTAACGCTGTTAATAGTTTCCCATGAGCCAGAAGTAATTTCTAAAATTGTCAATCGTCAAGTATGTTTAGACAAAAAGATTTGTCACTGCGGATGCCACAGCGGAAGCAATAATTCATTAGAAAACTATAGCTGTAGCAAAAGCCTATGGGCTTATCAACAATAA
- a CDS encoding fumarate reductase flavoprotein subunit: MNNNNTHITDVLVVGAGLAGERAAIEAAVSGLDVIILSLVPPRRSHSTAAQGGMQAALGNCAMGRGDSTDIHFQDTVKGSDWGCDQDVARLFCDTAPIAVRQMANWGVPWSRVTAGRKKLADGKEIEDLKEYAGLITARNFGGTAKWRTCYTADGTGHSLQYNVDSMVIKLGITMHDRMEAIRIIHNDEKCLGVVARCLRTGELHTYLAKSTVIATGGYGRLYGASTNAVINEGTGMFLALQTGIVPLGNMEAVQFHPTGLVPVWILITEGARGDGGYLLDKNHYRFMPDYEPNKKELASRDVVARRMMQHIRKGYGVDSPYGQHLWLDIRHLGPKHINTNLREIATICRNFAGIDPVKDLIPVRPTQHYGMGGIRTNIDGYAYGLKGLFACGEAACWDLHGFNRLGGNSLAETIVSGMVVGQKVAEYTLGTTLSFNSSTIKEQVNNCVEKISDLIDGRRGQENVYHLKTQMENTLMEHVGIFRTATGLQQAVAKLQDLYQRSLHISLRSNGQGANPEMSLALRLPGMLQLALCIAFGALQRTESRGSHFREDYPQRDDQNWLKRTLAYWPEGSGLPKLDYEPIKITEIPPGDRGYGEFSVGKDNKGGSQ; the protein is encoded by the coding sequence ATGAACAACAATAATACACATATTACAGATGTTTTAGTGGTGGGCGCAGGATTGGCGGGAGAAAGGGCAGCCATTGAAGCGGCAGTAAGTGGTTTAGACGTGATAATTTTAAGCTTAGTACCTCCGCGCCGTTCCCATAGCACAGCTGCCCAAGGTGGAATGCAGGCTGCATTGGGCAATTGTGCCATGGGACGTGGTGATAGCACCGATATCCATTTTCAAGATACTGTAAAGGGCTCCGATTGGGGTTGCGACCAAGATGTAGCCCGCCTGTTTTGTGATACCGCCCCCATCGCAGTGCGGCAAATGGCCAATTGGGGGGTTCCTTGGAGCAGAGTAACGGCCGGTAGAAAAAAACTTGCAGATGGCAAGGAGATAGAGGACTTAAAGGAGTATGCTGGTTTAATTACCGCCCGAAACTTTGGCGGCACAGCCAAATGGCGAACCTGTTACACAGCAGACGGGACAGGACACTCATTGCAGTATAATGTGGACAGTATGGTAATCAAATTAGGCATTACCATGCATGACCGCATGGAAGCAATAAGAATTATACATAATGATGAAAAATGCTTAGGGGTGGTGGCCAGATGTCTCAGAACAGGGGAACTACACACCTATTTAGCTAAGTCGACGGTAATTGCCACCGGTGGTTATGGCAGACTTTATGGTGCTTCCACCAATGCAGTAATTAATGAGGGTACTGGCATGTTTTTGGCTTTACAAACCGGGATTGTACCGTTGGGAAATATGGAAGCGGTCCAATTTCATCCCACTGGATTAGTGCCGGTATGGATATTAATTACCGAAGGTGCCCGGGGTGACGGTGGTTACTTGCTAGATAAAAACCATTATCGATTTATGCCAGATTACGAACCCAACAAAAAGGAACTGGCATCCCGGGATGTTGTTGCCCGGCGAATGATGCAACACATTCGTAAAGGTTATGGTGTGGATAGTCCCTATGGCCAGCATCTGTGGTTAGACATCCGTCATTTAGGGCCAAAGCATATTAACACCAACTTACGGGAGATTGCCACCATCTGCCGCAATTTTGCCGGCATTGATCCAGTTAAAGATTTGATACCGGTTCGACCCACCCAACACTACGGCATGGGTGGTATTCGAACAAATATCGACGGTTACGCTTACGGGCTAAAGGGCTTGTTTGCCTGTGGTGAAGCGGCCTGTTGGGATCTCCATGGTTTTAATAGATTGGGGGGCAATTCGCTAGCAGAAACCATCGTTTCCGGTATGGTTGTGGGACAAAAAGTTGCTGAGTATACCTTGGGTACAACGCTGTCCTTTAACAGTAGCACAATTAAAGAACAGGTTAATAATTGTGTTGAAAAGATATCTGATTTAATTGATGGCAGAAGGGGCCAGGAAAATGTCTATCATCTGAAAACCCAAATGGAAAATACCTTGATGGAACATGTGGGCATATTTAGAACGGCAACTGGCTTACAACAGGCTGTGGCTAAATTGCAGGATTTATATCAGCGGTCATTACATATCAGCCTGCGATCAAATGGGCAGGGCGCAAATCCTGAAATGAGTTTAGCTTTGCGATTACCTGGCATGCTACAATTGGCTTTATGCATTGCCTTCGGTGCTTTGCAGCGAACTGAAAGTAGAGGCAGTCATTTCAGAGAAGATTATCCCCAGCGGGATGATCAAAACTGGTTGAAGCGCACACTGGCCTATTGGCCGGAGGGGTCAGGTCTACCCAAATTGGACTATGAACCGATAAAAATAACAGAAATTCCCCCGGGTGACCGGGGTTATGGAGAGTTTTCAGTTGGTAAGGATAATAAAGGAGGGTCACAATGA
- a CDS encoding fumarate reductase iron-sulfur subunit — MSTRTLTFNIFRFDPINPDIAPYMQAYELQETEGMTIFVALNNIRENFDPSLKFDFVCRAAICGSCAMLINGRPRLACKTLTKTLPVDITLMPLPVFKLIGDLSVDTGTWFRHLSLRTEAWVHTKKKFNPNDPEERMDNDIALKIYEAERCIECGCCIGGCATANIREDFLGAAGINRVARFLIDPRDERTDQQYFEVVGCDEGAFGCVGLMACDDNCPMELPLQAQLAFVRRKMLNFGLKL, encoded by the coding sequence ATGAGCACAAGGACTTTAACATTTAATATTTTTAGATTTGACCCCATTAATCCTGACATTGCCCCCTACATGCAAGCCTATGAATTACAAGAAACAGAGGGTATGACTATTTTTGTGGCCTTGAACAACATTAGAGAAAATTTTGACCCATCATTGAAATTTGATTTTGTATGCCGGGCTGCCATTTGTGGTTCTTGCGCGATGCTTATAAACGGTCGACCGCGATTGGCATGCAAAACCTTAACCAAAACACTGCCAGTTGACATAACTTTAATGCCGTTACCGGTATTTAAATTAATCGGTGATTTATCGGTGGACACTGGCACATGGTTTAGGCACCTGTCCCTAAGAACTGAAGCTTGGGTTCATACAAAAAAGAAATTTAATCCCAACGACCCAGAGGAACGAATGGATAATGACATCGCTTTAAAAATCTATGAAGCAGAACGGTGTATAGAGTGTGGTTGTTGTATCGGCGGTTGTGCAACCGCAAATATTAGAGAAGATTTCCTAGGGGCGGCCGGAATTAACCGAGTGGCAAGATTTTTAATAGATCCTCGGGATGAGCGCACTGATCAACAATATTTTGAGGTGGTTGGTTGTGATGAGGGGGCCTTTGGCTGTGTCGGTTTAATGGCTTGTGATGACAATTGTCCAATGGAATTACCTTTACAAGCACAACTTGCCTTTGTGCGCCGAAAAATGCTAAATTTTGGATTGAAGTTATAA
- the mdh gene encoding malate dehydrogenase yields MKKRNKITIVGAGNVGATCAHLAATKELGDIVLVDVAEGIAQGKALDLMEAAPLEGYDCNIIGTNDYAATADSDVVIVTAGIARKPGMSRDDLLSTNAKIATEVAKNIAKYSPNAYVVCVSNPVDIISYIVYKNTGFGPNRVFGMGGVLDSARYRTFVALELGVSFEDVSAFVLGGHGDDMVPLVRYTYAGGIPIEKLIPADRIDAIIERTRKGGAEIVGYLKTGSAYYAPASSAIQMAEAVLKDKKRILPVAAFLQGEYGERDIFAGVPAIVGGNGVEKIIEVDLTDSEKAALNKSFQSVRKVLSGVTI; encoded by the coding sequence ATGAAAAAGAGAAACAAAATAACAATTGTTGGTGCAGGAAATGTTGGTGCAACATGTGCCCATTTGGCTGCAACCAAGGAACTGGGCGATATAGTCTTAGTGGATGTGGCTGAGGGCATCGCCCAAGGTAAAGCCTTGGATTTAATGGAGGCTGCACCATTAGAAGGCTATGATTGCAACATTATTGGCACCAATGACTATGCTGCCACTGCGGATTCAGATGTGGTAATAGTGACTGCAGGGATAGCCCGCAAACCGGGCATGAGCCGGGACGATTTATTAAGCACAAATGCGAAAATTGCCACCGAAGTGGCCAAAAATATTGCCAAATATTCTCCCAATGCCTATGTGGTTTGTGTTTCAAACCCAGTGGACATCATTTCATATATAGTTTATAAAAATACCGGCTTTGGCCCCAATAGAGTGTTTGGTATGGGCGGAGTGTTGGACTCAGCTCGCTATCGCACCTTTGTGGCCTTAGAACTGGGAGTATCCTTTGAGGATGTCAGTGCTTTTGTGCTGGGCGGTCATGGGGATGACATGGTTCCCTTGGTACGTTATACATATGCCGGCGGTATACCCATTGAAAAACTAATACCCGCAGATCGCATTGACGCCATTATTGAACGCACCCGCAAGGGGGGAGCAGAAATTGTAGGTTATTTAAAAACCGGCAGCGCCTATTATGCACCAGCTTCTTCCGCCATCCAAATGGCCGAAGCGGTATTAAAAGATAAAAAACGCATTTTGCCAGTGGCGGCGTTCCTACAGGGTGAATATGGTGAAAGGGATATTTTCGCCGGTGTTCCGGCAATTGTTGGCGGCAACGGTGTGGAAAAAATCATTGAAGTTGATTTAACTGACAGCGAAAAAGCTGCCTTAAATAAATCCTTCCAATCAGTACGCAAAGTACTATCAGGAGTAACCATCTAA
- a CDS encoding Fe-S-containing hydro-lyase: MAIKISTPLSDDSLEQLHIGQQVLLSGKIYTGRDAAHKRLVELLDSNQPLPFDPNGQIIYYVGPTPAKPGQVIGAAGPTTAGRMDAYTPRILEHGLKGMIGKGKRSPEVIAAIKSHKAVYFAAVGGAAALISKCIKSARIIAYPELGPEAIYELIVEDFPVIVVNDVHGNDLYDEGVKKYISR; encoded by the coding sequence TTGGCTATTAAAATATCAACGCCTTTGTCAGATGACAGCTTAGAACAACTACATATAGGTCAGCAGGTATTGCTAAGTGGCAAAATATACACTGGCCGAGACGCTGCCCATAAAAGGTTGGTGGAATTGCTTGATAGCAATCAACCATTACCCTTTGACCCGAATGGGCAAATTATTTATTACGTTGGTCCGACTCCCGCTAAACCGGGCCAAGTGATCGGTGCCGCTGGCCCAACCACAGCCGGTAGAATGGATGCTTATACCCCTAGAATCCTTGAACATGGGTTAAAGGGAATGATTGGTAAAGGTAAAAGGTCCCCTGAAGTGATTGCAGCCATAAAAAGTCATAAAGCGGTGTACTTTGCTGCGGTTGGGGGTGCTGCGGCACTGATTAGTAAGTGTATCAAATCTGCCCGAATAATTGCTTACCCTGAATTGGGGCCGGAGGCTATTTATGAGCTTATTGTTGAAGACTTTCCGGTTATTGTAGTGAACGATGTGCATGGAAATGATCTTTATGATGAGGGCGTAAAAAAATATATTAGCCGGTAG
- a CDS encoding succinate dehydrogenase — protein sequence MQRQRTLTKNTKTALYYDLLQLITGLILVGFLGMHLVFESTIMLGITVFNNLAHMLDQNSLPFLGIPLVIIAFFTHFLVAGRRIPTRFQEQRIIWRHAKNLNHPNTWAWVFQLISGMMLLVLVSIHIWVVITNWPIEATSSAQRASSHWGFYILLLLVAALHAGIGVYRQFVKWGWFSRRPVGIMISIVTMMILVIGLATIFAFMRLGGM from the coding sequence ATGCAAAGACAGAGAACCCTTACTAAAAATACTAAGACAGCATTGTATTATGATCTATTGCAATTGATTACAGGTTTAATATTGGTGGGCTTTTTGGGGATGCATTTAGTTTTTGAGTCAACAATTATGTTGGGAATCACGGTGTTCAATAATCTTGCTCACATGTTAGATCAAAACTCGCTGCCGTTTTTGGGTATCCCGCTGGTTATTATAGCCTTTTTCACTCACTTTTTAGTTGCCGGCAGGCGCATACCCACAAGATTTCAAGAACAAAGGATTATCTGGCGCCATGCCAAAAATTTAAATCATCCCAATACTTGGGCTTGGGTTTTTCAACTAATTTCTGGCATGATGCTATTAGTACTAGTATCAATCCACATCTGGGTAGTAATTACCAATTGGCCCATTGAAGCAACCAGCAGTGCACAGCGGGCCTCGTCCCATTGGGGATTTTATATTTTACTATTGCTGGTGGCCGCTTTACATGCCGGTATTGGTGTATACCGGCAATTTGTTAAGTGGGGTTGGTTCTCTCGCAGGCCAGTGGGCATAATGATTAGTATTGTCACCATGATGATATTGGTTATCGGTTTAGCTACTATTTTTGCCTTCATGCGGTTAGGAGGTATGTAA
- the lexA gene encoding transcriptional repressor LexA has translation MKGLLILDRNLNTREQSILNVIKENIRQKGYPPSVREIGQVVGLSSSSTVHSYLKRLEDKGYIRRDPTKPRAIEILSNEFSFDRPAVVTENEEIVEVPLVGQVAAGTPITAQENVEDVINLPRSFTGYGNVFMLKVRGDSMIEAGILENDLLLVRQQQNAVNGEIVVAMLDGDATVKRFFKEKKHIRLQPENANMDPIIVDDVQIVGKIVGLIRRM, from the coding sequence ATGAAAGGATTGTTAATATTGGATCGTAACTTAAATACCAGGGAGCAATCAATATTAAATGTTATAAAAGAAAACATTCGACAAAAGGGTTACCCACCATCGGTACGGGAGATTGGACAAGTGGTTGGCCTAAGCTCCAGTTCCACCGTACATAGCTACTTAAAGAGGCTGGAGGATAAGGGTTACATTAGACGCGATCCTACCAAGCCACGGGCAATAGAGATATTGAGCAATGAATTTAGTTTTGATAGACCTGCTGTAGTGACAGAAAATGAGGAAATAGTTGAAGTACCTTTAGTGGGGCAGGTGGCAGCCGGCACACCTATAACTGCCCAGGAAAATGTTGAAGATGTCATCAACCTGCCCAGAAGCTTCACCGGCTATGGCAATGTATTTATGTTAAAGGTTCGCGGAGATAGCATGATTGAGGCAGGCATTTTAGAAAATGATTTGTTATTGGTGAGGCAACAGCAAAATGCTGTCAATGGCGAAATTGTGGTGGCTATGTTAGATGGCGATGCCACGGTAAAAAGATTCTTTAAAGAAAAAAAACATATTCGTTTACAACCCGAAAATGCTAACATGGATCCCATTATAGTTGATGACGTGCAAATTGTGGGCAAAATTGTGGGCTTAATTAGAAGAATGTAA
- a CDS encoding zinc dependent phospholipase C family protein, with protein MNKITWNACKALLSVAAPIQRIIDHIPGDTHTFINKQAIIILYNDGHKKLSRYFHNQLGFINEGVVWADKGWKNFSHYFDPYKNKGIWPWPDAKNECNYHFKRAVHYWQQGVINKSMFYLGAAVHLVQDMCVPHHARGIPFKGHSRYEKWVQNHYLKYTVNKCGCYDISNDSVNNWIDNNAKLAWGLYPQVTGSVSENAYHQITTITLSQAQKTTAGFLLFFIKCVTNPSL; from the coding sequence TTGAATAAAATAACCTGGAATGCCTGCAAAGCTTTATTAAGCGTAGCTGCTCCCATCCAAAGGATAATTGATCATATACCTGGAGACACCCATACTTTTATTAATAAACAGGCTATTATAATTTTATATAATGATGGCCACAAAAAGTTGTCACGTTATTTTCATAATCAACTTGGATTTATCAATGAAGGAGTAGTATGGGCCGATAAAGGGTGGAAAAACTTTTCTCACTACTTTGACCCCTATAAAAACAAAGGCATTTGGCCCTGGCCCGATGCTAAAAACGAGTGTAATTATCATTTTAAAAGGGCAGTGCATTATTGGCAGCAAGGTGTAATTAATAAAAGCATGTTTTATTTAGGTGCGGCAGTACATTTAGTGCAAGATATGTGTGTGCCACACCATGCCCGTGGTATCCCCTTTAAAGGGCACAGTCGCTATGAAAAATGGGTTCAGAATCATTATTTAAAATATACAGTTAATAAGTGCGGGTGTTATGATATAAGTAATGATTCGGTAAATAATTGGATTGATAACAATGCAAAATTAGCCTGGGGTTTATATCCCCAAGTCACTGGCAGTGTTTCAGAAAATGCCTATCATCAGATAACTACAATCACATTATCCCAAGCCCAAAAAACCACTGCTGGATTTTTATTATTTTTTATCAAGTGTGTTACTAACCCATCCCTTTAG
- a CDS encoding MerR family transcriptional regulator has translation MVLVNDDQPLYNIGVVAELLQVHPETLRIWEKHDLIFPARRNKQRLYTNNDVKRLQFIHYLINEKGLNIAGVQHMLALYPCWTVKNCPGGKAKGEGEINTNKPCWKELDTYCYVVQDKADYCSTCGMCKEDKSCTENK, from the coding sequence ATGGTATTGGTTAATGACGACCAACCGCTCTATAATATTGGCGTAGTGGCAGAATTACTGCAGGTGCACCCCGAAACCCTGCGTATTTGGGAAAAACATGACTTGATTTTCCCTGCCCGTAGAAATAAACAAAGACTATACACAAATAACGATGTTAAGCGATTGCAATTTATTCACTATTTAATTAACGAAAAAGGATTAAATATTGCTGGTGTACAGCACATGTTGGCATTATATCCTTGCTGGACAGTGAAGAATTGTCCCGGTGGAAAAGCCAAGGGTGAAGGGGAAATAAATACAAATAAACCCTGTTGGAAAGAACTGGATACCTACTGCTATGTGGTACAGGATAAAGCGGATTATTGCAGTACATGTGGTATGTGTAAAGAGGATAAAAGTTGCACAGAAAACAAATAA
- a CDS encoding PAS domain-containing protein: protein MERFALILDVLPNAVQVADSKGVILYVNKVFVRLTGISQEARVQKNIFDLSPHGAMAQALSNKQSVNDHVTFIGNDITPLVCNAHPLIKDDILLGAVEFIQPIAEHVMALDEMEKIMIQRALGIYGRSMKGKLLVAESLNISLATLYNKIKKYKI, encoded by the coding sequence ATGGAGAGATTTGCACTAATTTTAGATGTATTACCCAATGCAGTGCAAGTTGCCGATAGTAAAGGAGTTATTTTGTACGTCAACAAAGTATTTGTTCGTTTAACAGGGATATCGCAGGAGGCAAGGGTGCAAAAGAATATATTTGATTTATCACCCCACGGCGCTATGGCCCAAGCCCTATCAAATAAACAGTCAGTTAATGACCATGTTACATTTATTGGTAATGATATTACTCCCTTGGTGTGCAATGCCCATCCACTGATAAAGGATGATATACTACTTGGAGCGGTGGAGTTTATACAACCGATAGCGGAACATGTAATGGCTTTGGATGAGATGGAAAAAATAATGATCCAAAGGGCATTGGGGATATATGGAAGATCGATGAAGGGAAAACTATTAGTTGCTGAATCATTAAATATTTCTTTAGCTACGCTGTACAATAAAATTAAAAAGTATAAAATATAA